One window from the genome of Pedococcus badiiscoriae encodes:
- a CDS encoding S1C family serine protease: protein MTQIHPDTRPETPGDGAVPPQGEPTAPVWFGQTQEITPPAGRTYEPARDDAAFGRPGVAGDPTRPGVAGDPTLPAADAHPAYPPLSQPPAGPPPSFPTRDGAEPAQPGKRRRLTELTAVAALAALLASGGTYAAVQVADGSQPTSVASTSTLGRGANAGPVVQADATNPNWTATAAAVAPSVVAITVKSAQGEAQGSGVIIDAKGHILTNNHVVSGAGPGTSITATLNDGRTYKATIAGTDPSTDLAVITLSAAPADLKPIAIGNSADLKVGDPVMAIGNPLGLAGTVTTGIVSALNRPVTTSAAESQQQQDPFGQQPQTGSDGNTVVTNAIQTSAAINPGNSGGALVNAAGQLIGINSAIASLGSSGGGQSGSIGIGFAIPANEAKSIASQLISSGKAKHAFLGVSLGDATASDGSSQRAGAQITQISANTPAADAGLRKGDVVIAVDSTRVDSALSLVANIRERAVGDKVTLTVLRNGKQLNLTATLVARASS, encoded by the coding sequence ATGACCCAGATCCACCCGGACACCCGACCGGAGACCCCCGGTGACGGCGCTGTGCCGCCGCAGGGCGAGCCGACTGCCCCGGTCTGGTTCGGCCAGACGCAGGAGATCACCCCGCCCGCCGGCAGGACCTACGAGCCCGCGCGCGACGACGCGGCGTTCGGACGTCCGGGCGTAGCAGGAGATCCAACACGTCCGGGCGTAGCAGGAGATCCAACACTGCCCGCGGCGGATGCCCACCCGGCATACCCGCCGCTGTCACAGCCTCCGGCTGGGCCGCCCCCATCCTTTCCCACTCGGGACGGGGCAGAGCCTGCCCAGCCGGGCAAACGACGTCGACTGACGGAGCTCACCGCCGTCGCGGCGCTCGCCGCCCTCCTCGCGAGCGGCGGCACCTACGCCGCGGTCCAGGTGGCCGACGGTTCGCAGCCCACCTCCGTTGCGAGCACGTCGACGCTGGGCCGTGGCGCAAATGCCGGACCCGTCGTCCAGGCAGACGCCACGAACCCGAACTGGACGGCCACGGCCGCCGCCGTCGCGCCGAGCGTCGTGGCGATCACGGTCAAGTCCGCCCAGGGCGAGGCGCAGGGATCCGGCGTCATCATCGACGCCAAGGGCCACATCCTCACCAACAACCACGTCGTCAGCGGCGCCGGTCCGGGCACCAGCATCACCGCGACCCTCAACGACGGCCGCACCTACAAGGCGACCATCGCCGGCACCGACCCGAGCACGGACCTCGCGGTCATCACCCTGAGCGCCGCGCCCGCCGACCTCAAGCCCATCGCGATCGGCAACTCCGCCGACCTCAAGGTCGGCGACCCGGTCATGGCGATCGGCAACCCCCTGGGCCTCGCCGGGACCGTCACCACCGGGATCGTGAGCGCACTGAACCGCCCCGTGACGACCTCTGCCGCTGAGAGCCAGCAGCAGCAGGACCCGTTCGGCCAGCAGCCGCAGACCGGCAGCGACGGCAACACCGTCGTGACCAACGCGATCCAGACCTCCGCGGCCATCAACCCGGGCAACTCCGGTGGCGCGCTCGTCAACGCGGCGGGGCAGCTGATCGGCATCAACTCCGCCATCGCCAGCCTCGGCTCGTCGGGCGGCGGCCAGAGCGGCAGCATCGGCATCGGGTTCGCCATCCCGGCGAACGAGGCCAAGAGCATCGCCTCGCAGCTGATCAGCTCGGGCAAGGCCAAGCACGCCTTCCTGGGGGTCAGCCTCGGTGACGCCACGGCCTCCGACGGCAGCAGCCAGCGCGCCGGCGCGCAGATCACCCAGATCTCCGCCAACACCCCTGCTGCGGACGCCGGCCTGCGCAAGGGCGACGTGGTCATCGCCGTCGACTCCACGCGGGTGGACTCGGCCCTCTCGCTCGTGGCCAACATCCGCGAGCGCGCGGTCGGCGACAAGGTCACCCTCACGGTGCTGCGCAACGGAAAGCAGCTCAACCTCACGGCCACCCTGGTGGCCAGGGCAAGCTCCTAG
- a CDS encoding sensor histidine kinase, with translation MGTTASPAQAVHATIGPAPAKASPGERVRHRLEDLPLRIRLIAVMVLLLLLALTVTASATAALMRRDLMGRVDDDLQRAYPTVAQQALDALRAPARSRLPSGYAVVFYPTDGTTPVEIDPTGASDRPAVPASLAITDPRVDSPAAFTIRTKDGSGQWRAVAGRLRDNSATFIVAVPLASVSHTVRRLVLVEVLIGLVVLAACAVMGWYAVHRAFRPLRQIEDTAAAIADGDLARRIPTRTAKDEVTSLSRSLNVMLAQIEQSFAAREASEERMRQFVADASHELRTPLAAVRGYAELYRQGAVKEPEEVASAMTRIEGEATRMGGLVEDLLMLARLDDQRPLRFAPVDLTVLAADAAQDARAIDPTRPIAVTGLWGPLGPTVVPGDDGKLRQLVANLVSNALNHTPPGSPLEIAVGTRESDHQAVVEVRDHGPGVDPDKARKVFERFYRADPSRVRGTGGGNGLGLAIAAAIVNSHRGRIGVAQTAGGGATFIVELPTANSQAAPSTS, from the coding sequence ATGGGAACCACCGCGTCCCCGGCGCAGGCCGTCCACGCGACGATCGGCCCGGCCCCGGCGAAGGCGTCTCCCGGCGAGCGGGTGAGGCACCGCCTGGAGGACCTGCCGCTGCGTATCCGCCTGATCGCCGTCATGGTGCTGCTCCTGCTCCTGGCCCTCACCGTCACCGCGTCGGCCACCGCCGCACTCATGCGGCGAGACCTGATGGGTCGGGTGGACGACGACCTGCAGCGGGCCTACCCGACCGTCGCCCAGCAGGCCCTCGACGCGTTGCGTGCACCGGCCCGCAGCCGGTTGCCCAGTGGCTACGCGGTGGTCTTCTACCCCACCGACGGCACGACGCCGGTCGAGATCGACCCGACGGGCGCCAGTGACCGACCGGCCGTCCCCGCCAGCCTGGCCATCACCGACCCCCGCGTCGACTCTCCCGCCGCGTTCACGATCCGCACCAAGGACGGTTCCGGCCAGTGGCGTGCGGTCGCCGGCAGGCTGCGCGACAACTCCGCGACGTTCATCGTCGCCGTGCCCCTGGCCAGCGTCAGCCACACGGTGCGACGGCTGGTGCTCGTGGAGGTGCTCATCGGCCTCGTCGTCCTCGCCGCGTGCGCCGTGATGGGCTGGTATGCCGTGCACCGGGCCTTCCGACCGCTGCGCCAGATCGAGGACACTGCCGCCGCGATCGCCGACGGCGACCTCGCCCGCCGCATCCCCACCCGCACGGCGAAGGACGAGGTCACCTCACTGTCCCGGTCGCTCAACGTCATGCTCGCCCAGATCGAGCAGTCCTTCGCCGCCCGCGAGGCCTCCGAGGAACGGATGCGCCAGTTCGTCGCGGATGCCTCGCACGAGCTGCGCACCCCCCTCGCGGCGGTCCGCGGCTACGCAGAGCTCTACCGCCAGGGTGCGGTCAAGGAGCCGGAGGAGGTGGCGAGTGCGATGACCCGGATCGAGGGAGAGGCCACCCGGATGGGGGGCCTGGTCGAGGACCTGCTCATGCTGGCCCGGCTGGACGACCAGCGGCCGCTGCGCTTCGCGCCCGTCGACCTCACGGTGCTCGCCGCGGACGCGGCCCAGGACGCCCGCGCCATCGACCCGACCCGCCCGATCGCCGTGACCGGGCTCTGGGGTCCGCTGGGGCCGACGGTGGTGCCCGGGGACGACGGCAAGCTGCGCCAGCTCGTGGCCAACCTGGTCTCCAACGCCCTCAACCACACTCCCCCCGGCTCTCCGCTCGAAATCGCCGTGGGCACCAGGGAATCCGACCATCAGGCCGTGGTGGAGGTGCGCGACCACGGACCCGGGGTCGACCCCGACAAGGCACGCAAGGTGTTCGAGCGCTTCTACCGCGCCGACCCGTCCAGGGTGCGTGGCACCGGGGGTGGGAACGGTCTCGGCCTGGCCATCGCGGCCGCCATCGTCAACTCGCACCGGGGCCGGATCGGCGTCGCCCAGACCGCCGGCGGCGGCGCCACCTTCATCGTCGAACTGCCCACAGCCAACTCTCAGGCCGCGCCCAGCACCTCTTGA
- a CDS encoding response regulator — MTTAQPEARLLVVEDEPNIRELLATSLRFAGFEVHVAADGATALHLATTHEPDLVVLDVMLPDMDGFTVTRKLRDTGRQLPIVFVTARDSVDDKIKGLTVGGDDYVTKPFSLEEVIARIRAVLRRTRGELNGAASMRFEDLELDEDSHEVSRGGRAIDVSPTEFKLLRYLMLNPNRVLSKAQILDHVWDYDFRGESGIVESYISYLRRKIDLDGLPPLIHTKRGVGYVLRKPPEA, encoded by the coding sequence GTGACCACTGCGCAACCCGAGGCCCGCCTCCTGGTCGTCGAGGACGAGCCCAACATCCGCGAGCTGCTCGCCACCTCCCTTCGCTTCGCCGGTTTCGAGGTGCACGTGGCTGCCGACGGCGCCACGGCCCTCCACCTCGCGACGACCCACGAGCCCGACCTGGTCGTGCTCGACGTCATGCTCCCGGACATGGACGGCTTCACCGTCACCCGCAAGCTGCGCGACACCGGGCGTCAGCTGCCGATCGTGTTCGTCACGGCGCGCGACTCGGTCGACGACAAGATCAAGGGCTTGACGGTCGGCGGCGACGACTACGTCACCAAGCCGTTCAGCCTCGAAGAGGTGATCGCGCGGATCCGGGCAGTGCTGCGGCGCACCCGCGGTGAGCTGAACGGGGCGGCCTCGATGCGTTTCGAGGACCTCGAGCTCGACGAGGACTCCCACGAGGTGAGCCGCGGCGGCCGCGCCATCGACGTGTCCCCCACCGAGTTCAAGCTGCTGCGCTACCTCATGCTCAACCCCAACCGGGTGCTGTCGAAGGCGCAGATCCTCGACCACGTGTGGGACTACGACTTCCGCGGCGAGAGCGGGATCGTCGAGTCCTACATCTCCTACCTGCGGCGCAAGATCGACCTCGACGGACTGCCGCCGCTCATCCACACCAAGCGTGGTGTCGGCTACGTGCTGCGCAAGCCGCCGGAGGCCTGA